DNA from Canis lupus baileyi chromosome 6, mCanLup2.hap1, whole genome shotgun sequence:
TGTTAGCAAAGAAGCCATTCAGTATATTTTTGGGCAGTCAAATGGGTTGTCAAAGAAATAACTTCAGTTGTTTTTGGATCATCCAGAAAACCTCAGAAGTTCAACTGAGAGGTATATATGGCAGTTAATACCACTAGTGTATTGAGGTATGGATTGGAGTGGGAGAGCCCCAGATGAGAACACCCACTAGCAGAGTAAGCAACAGTctaggaaagaaatgaggaaagcctGGACAAGCGGTGGCAGAGGTAATGACAAGGAGGGAACATACATGCCACTCCCAAAGGAGACACAAATGCTCTGCCCCAGTGGGGGTGGGTGACCCACACGTCAGAAGATGGttggcttgccttttttttttctttttttttttttgcagttttatacctttatttgacaatcagcgattagttctcatccacattaacagtctgtagatttttgaaagtggtgacaggtaCGTAGGTAACCAGCGTGTAGAGCTTCTTTGGTGAATCTTCATCCTTGTTACGTTTTCTGGACAACCGCACACGGATACggtatggaacattccttattcctttggcccaaacagctttgttgagcctggtgtcaatgtggacatctggagttcccatctccttcatggcaaaTTTCTGGATCTCTTTGAGTGCCCGAGGGGCACGCTTCTTGAAACCCACTCCATGGATACGTTTGTGAATGTTGATGGTGtattctctggtcactacctcgttGATGGCAGAACGGCCCTTCTTCTCACCACCCTTCTTTGTGGGAGCCATTCTGCCGGGCCCTAGTTGGAAAGGAAGCTGGCTTGCCCTTGTAGAGTGCCTTAGCAGAAAATTCTGAGCTGCACGTAACAGAAACTCTGACTAGCCATTGCCTAAACACTCAAGTTGGAAGTAGACAGTTTTAGGTTCGGTTAATTCAGTGGCTCAGAAAGCATTCAggtggcaagaatgtggagcTATTGCCACTCATACACTGCTGATACGGGTATATATTGGTTCCACCTTTTGGAAAACTGGCACTTTCTATTAATGTTGAACATAAGCAGACCCAATGACCTAGCACCTCCAGTTGTCAGTAAACCCAAGCATTCTTCATGGAAGAAAGAATGCTCATGGCAACACCATTTGTAACAGACAAAATCTGGAAACAATTCACATCCCCATCAAgagtaaaaatagagaaataaattgtAACATTCTCCCAATGGAATCTTTAGCAATAAGGATGAATCATCTATAACTCTACAACATGGATGGCAGTGAGGTGTTGGCTCCTTTCTCCCTGGGTTCATAGTTCTACTGTGTTAAATATCTTGTCCTCCCCTGTTCTGAGCCACCTGTCTGTGCCATGAACATCCATCTTCTAGGATAGGGTCACAAGCTGCAGGCATGAACACCAGATTTCCTCTATCCATGTGATTTATTTGGCCTGCCCTgtatttaagatttatatattcttaaatgtAAATGCCTATGAAAGAGGGACCAGATTCTCCTTGTCATGTTCCCTCAACACTTCTGGTTGTCTCACACCTCAGCCCACTCCCCTCATTTCCCTCCCTGCATGGCAACCACGGGATTCTGAATGTTTAATCTCCACTGGAAGGAGAGATGCAGGGGGTCTGGTCCACCAAGGTGCAGCATCTTGACCACTCAAGTCATTGGCTTCCCAGTCACATCTTTCTCACCCTCACGCACTACATAGCAGGGGTTTGGAGAGAAATGACTGGTTTCCTATGGAATACCTTCTGAAACACCAATCTCAAAATAAACacctactcaaaaataaaaactaactgCCTGAATATTAGGTCGAATCATACGAAATTGCCAATATTCAACTGGGTTTGCCCTACAAAGATGACCATTTCACACAACTCAACATGATGCTGGCTTAGTCCTGGGAGAACAGCTATCCTCAGCATGGGTTGGAAATGAGAATAAGCTAGGAGCTTTGTCAAAAGATGAAAACGTCCTAGGCTGTGGCGATAATTGCccaactctgtaaatatactaaaaaccactggatTGTCCAATTTAAACAGGTGAGTTTTATGGTACATAagctatatctcaataaagctgctttaaaaaaatactaggatGGAAAGAAATAACTGAATGATTTGCACCACTTTCAGATGTACGTATCCCGAACAATCCTTTAGCAGAGTGGCGGGGGGCATGCGGGGAGTTGCCTTATAATGCTGACCCTGGAGCATAAGAGGTTCGCTCAGATGGCATTGACTGGTTAAGTGGGCAGCCCCACTGCTCTGAGCAAGGGCTGGACTAGGAGTGGTTCTGTAGAGCAGGTGGCAAAGTGAGAGAAAGGAGTTTGCCCAGCTGGGAAAGAAATGCTGACCCAGCAGTCCACAGAGAGCCCTGTGCAAAGAACAATCCTGCCCTgaggcagcagaggcagagcacaggctcCTGCTCCTGTTCCTGCTCCAGGGAGGGACAAATGTGCTCTTTCATTCTAATCCTCTCGTCTCCCTCTCCTGGCTCCTTGGAATGGCCAGAACTTTTCTCCAGCTTCCTTCAACTTTCTTGATGTATTAACTTCATTCGTTTCTGTAGGATCTGTCATTGTGGGTGCATTCTCTTAAAAGGAGTGTGTGTGTTCATATTCTATTGGTGCTGGTGTATATGGGCACCTTCAGACAATACTCCCCTCATACCTTGGGATTGTTGAACTGTCATTTGAGTCCTGGGGCTTGACAAATTGGCAGAGACCTGGAAATTCTGAAGCAGGTTAAGGAAAACACAATGATAAAGAGGCCAAGAAAGAAACCTCTGGTGCTTCTCACTTCCCATGTCTACAGGACCTGTTCTAAAACTTCTTTTTCAGGTGCGGAGTGCTCACCATGGGCCACATACACTGTCAGTGCTAAGGAAGATACATATGTGAATTAAACACTGCCCTAAAGGGTTTACAATCCAGGGGAAGGGGTCAGACATATCCCCAAAGATATCAATCCAAACCATACTGCAAAAGAGGCAGAAAGTACTGAATCTTAGAAGACCAGGAGTCCATGGACAGTGGCAAAGGTCAGGAAAGTCTTCACGGGCAAATGGTATTTGAGAATACATGACATTTTCACAAGTGGAgacaggggtggggtgaggtgggagccCCAGAGGAAGAATCCGTTTGATTACAACCATGGGCACAGAAAAGGGGATGTTCTCAGAGCAAGTGGGTCCTTCAGGGTGGAAGGTAAAAAGTTAGTAGAACATGGGCCTGGAAATGCCAAGTAGAGGAGTTACTATTGAATTCTGCAGGCTGTGGACAAGCCACTGGAGGATTCTTCACTGGGCTACTAACCAAGATTCCTCTACTGAGGACATATGTGCACCACCCGGGGCTGGAGGGGGACAGCCAAATTCCTGCTGTGATTTCAACTCAATGCATTTCAGCACATCAGTGCAGAGAAAGCACTccatggaaggaaataaagacgAAATAAAGTCAGTTTGTGTCTTTAAGAGCTTGCAGTTTGGGgacagggaagagagaggcaaG
Protein-coding regions in this window:
- the LOC140635743 gene encoding large ribosomal subunit protein eL31-like; its protein translation is MAPTKKGGEKKGRSAINEVVTREYTINIHKRIHGVGFKKRAPRALKEIQKFAMKEMGTPDVHIDTRLNKAVWAKGIRNVPYRIRVRLSRKRNKDEDSPKKLYTLVTYVPVTTFKNLQTVNVDEN